CATGATGGGAATGCAGAAAGGCAAGGCACAGATGGACTGGACACAGCTGGAGGCAGCTAGAATCTGCCCAAAGGTTTCTAAGAGCTGGGCTCCAGGAAGAGTGAAAAAGTCTACAGCTAAGGAGCTAAGGGGTGCCTCACAAAGGGTGGCCTTTTCATCTCTCTCCtatgctctcttcctttttaagtcACACCTatagtttatataaaatatactttgagTGTTCAGTTTAAATGATGGAGAGGACTGTCCTTATCTATTTGCAGCCAGAAACTGCTTCTTTGTTACTCTTTTCCCAGCACAGCATCCAAGACAAAGTAAGTGCTCTGAGAAACTTTGTTGAAGTGAAGCTTTGTTCTTCTGAGTCACTGCTAAACTCCAGGGTGGGATCCCAGTCCCTAAAATTGAGGTCAATACTTTGTTCTTAATAGAGCCTAGGCAAAACCTTGGTTATTTGCTATTTTTGTTTGtcctgttattttgttttttccttttcaattactTGGTTGTGATTTGATACCTTGCATAGGTTGAAAAATGTAGTTgattttactttactttaaaactttttttgataGGCAAGAAGCAGATTTATTAATACCCTTTGTAAAGAGTTTACAGAAAATGGATCGTGGGaggatggtcatgtcccaggtctcgGATGAGTTCCTGGGACAGGCcaccaagtgagggtccttggcttcgtgcaggaaagaattcaagagcaagccatagtaaagtgaaagcaggtttattgACAGAGATACGCATTCCACAGGCAGAATGCGATCCGTCTCAGAAGGCAAGTGGCcgtagttgatttttttttttcctttttgtggccATAGTTGATTTTATTGACTCTCATATAGCAAACAGGGTGTCTCACCTTTAACAGATGCCTTTGTAATCCCATTAACTAATGTAATTCAAGATGTATGATGAGTTACCAAAGACAAGTAAAATGCCtaattctgttttcctttctctgtgtgcCTTTCCAACAGAGCTTTCAACCCCACTGATATCAAGTGCTGAGGAGACTCATAGATCTGAGCACCAAGAATTCAGGTCGGTCCTCAGCACATGGGCGTCAGCATCATCTACTAGCTAGTAGGATGGAGACCACACCCTTAAATTCCCAGAAGGAGCTATCAGCATATAAGGATGGAGAAGATTGTCAAGGAAACAGTGTTCTACAGAAGGGTGTCCCTGCCCCTGGGGATAAGGCGGAGTCTGGCCAAATCTCGAATGGGTACTCTGCAGTTCCAAGCCCCAGTGCAGGAGAAGACACTCAGCATTCCATCCCGGCTGCCACCACCGCCCTAGTGGCTGAGGTTCATCCAGGGGAACGAGAGACCTGGGGCAAGAAGATGGATTTCCTCCTCTCCGTCATTGGCTACGCTGTGGACCTGGGCAACGTCTGGCGCTTTCCCTACATCTGTTACCAGAATGGAGGGGGTCAGTATCATGGGCCGCAAGCAGAGGCTGTGACCCAGGGGTGGTCTGTAGATCCTCTTGGGAGGCCAGAGGATAAATCATgtcttttctgtcttgtttaacTGATAATGCATCTGGGAACATGGTTGCTTAGACTTTCAAGCTAGTCTAAAAGACAAATCTCCAGTAAGCCAAAACTTTAAGTCAGCATGTCTGTGGCTCTCTGGGTCATGAAGTTGAATGAAAGCTCTCCTGAACCTGACCTCACCAGATTTTCAGCATCATTAATGCTTCATCTGTGGAAGAGCCCCCTTCTCATCCCTGCATTATACAAGCCCTGCTCTCCTCCAAGTGAGACGTGGGGCAATGAGCATCAGCACCATGCTGAGCTCTGTCGCTCCTGCTGGCTGGCTCTGCTCAGAAGAGTCCAGAGAGCTTAGATCTGTGAAAGGAAAAATTGGGAAGTGGCTCCACGTTCCCAGACCCTGCTGGGCCTTTGGACCTGTGTGAGGGCAGAGAGGGCGTCAGCTCCAGTCCACAGCCTTAAGTTACAATCTGGGCATGATCTGTAGCTGAACCCAGCCACGTTAACGCCAGCACCAAACCGTGTATGGATATGCCTTATAGCTCCTACAAGAGCATTAGATTCCTAAGGCCAGAGACGATCTCTTGTTCCTCCTACTACATCTAACACCTACAGAGCAGTTTATTTGCAGATTATCAAACATAGTAGCTGATTGTAGGCACAGATATGGGGGCCCCAGAGAGCAGAGCAGGTAGGTACGGGGCCTCTGTTCTGACAATGGACTTGCTATCAGAACAGGAAAAGGACCAGAAGTGAGAGTCAaatcagtttgtttatttatttatttataaaatgtatttgggtgcgccagatcttagttgcggcctgtgggctccttagttgcagctcatgggctccttagttgcggcatgcatgtgggatctagttccctgaccagggatcgaacccacaccccctgcattgggagcgtggagccttaaccactgcgccatcaggggagTCCCAGTCATTTATTTTGACAGGAGCTCTGGCAACAGATTTAGGAGGGCAACTAAAATGAGGTTTGAGGGATAATGCGTTTGTGTCCCCCTCATTTCCTCCGTGACCTGACACAGAGTTGCCTGGATTTGCTGCATCTTTTAAGCACCTGGGTCCATTCAGCTGCAAAGGCTATTCCgagagggtggggggggggtggagggagtgCAGGGAAGCCCAGCGCTCCTGGCCTGGGAGGGGCAGAAGTTGGAATCATCTTATCTCCAGCTTGGGAGGACCCGCCTGTAGCCTGAGCATTATATAAGGGGTTGGGTCACCGGTGATGTTTCCCCTACTGTAAAGCCAGTCAAGCAAACCCTTTGGACAAAAGTCATTATGAGAACACAGCATGGTTATTATTCTCAAGCCAGATTTACCCAGTGTGATTGTAAGTTAGACGAAACCTTTCTGAGTTGCACAGATTTCAGAGTTCTAGGTTCAGAACACTTTATGGGAGGGAAAGTTATCAAGGAAAAATCACAGCCGGCTCACCCTTTGGGCTGAAACTCAGGCAGCAGGTGAGCAATCCCCAGCATGGTGTACCCAAATTCTGCCTCAGCCACAAGAGCCAGGACACACCAGCATCTCCCGTGGTGCAGCAGTTCTGCACTTTCTCATTCTGTAGCAAACTACCTGCAAATTTCAGCCACACCTGCAAATCTGGCTCAGGAGGGAGCATTCTGGCTCCGTGGAGTTATGGAAATATAACCAAACATCAGTAGTCAAGTGTCTGGAGCCAGGGATACAGATGAACAAAGATACTAATTCAGTGACTTGCAGTAGTCAACAGACAATTGCAGCTGTTGTACAGGTGGTCACAGGAGACCTGTTCCAAGGGTCCCAAATGCTGGTCCATGTACTgattgcatcagaatcacctggagagcttaaaaaaaatcttttttgggcctccctggtggcgcagtggttgagagtccgcctgccgatgcaggggatacgggttcgtgccctgatctgggaggatcccatatgccgcggagcggctgggcccgtgagccatggccgctgggcctgcgcgtccggagcctgtgctccgcaacgggagaggccacagcagtgagaggcccgcataccgcaaaaagaaaaaaaaaaaaatcttttttattcaCACCTGAAGCTTCTGCTTCAGGAGGTCACGGTGGGTTGTGTGTTTTTAAGCTTACCAGTGATTATGATGAGTGGCTGGGTTTGGGAACCTCAGTTCTCCTCAACCCCATGTTTCTAGTGGAAGAaaaagaggcccagagagaagggTCCTCCAGGCAGTTAGAAGTGGAACTGGTCCTAGGGCCTCTTCTGTTGACTCCCAGACCCAGTTTCCTTTCCACATACTCTCCGCCTCCTCCCAAACCTCACTTCACTGTGGAGCTCTGTCTACTACTACTTCTGGCAAACGATTAAGACCAGGGGAGCACCGTGTGAGGTCACTCAGGACAGGGTGGCTTCATGACTCTGGAGCATCAGATGGCTCTGTGTGTCCAGATCAGTTGGGCTGTCCTGGGTCAGATGTGGGCAGGGAGTGAAACTGTCTTTCATCTGCCTCAGGGGCGTTCCTCCTCCCGTACACTATCATGGCCGTTTTCGGGGGGATCCCGCTCTTCTACATGGAGCTCGCGCTGGGCCAGTACCACCGAAATGGATGCATTTCGATATGGAGGAAAATCTGCCCGATTTTCAAAGGTAACGGAAAGGCTTGGGTGGGTGAGTGGGTCCTCCCAGGAAGTGATGATTTCTATCAATGGGTCGAGATGGGGACCTTCTTCTGGAATCAGTTAGGCCTTAAGTATCCCTGGGAGATAACTTGAGTAATTAGGGTTTTGACTGCTCAAGCCGTATGAGATTGTTAAAAGCAAAATAGAATAAATGGCAATTAAAAGTAAACTAAATAGAAAAAGCATTAATAGCACATGTACACATTTTCTAAAACGTGTAACCTTGCAAATACAAATAAGGAATCTACCATATTGCCACTTTTCCACTGTCTCCTGGAGTCTCTGGAGGACGGATGAATGGCAGCCCCACCTTTACCCCTCACCCGGGCTGCAGTGCCTCCGACGCCCTGCTTAACTGCTGGGCTGCCCTTGAAACTTGGCCTCCCTCGCCCTCTCTCTCCCAGGGATCGGTTACGCCACCTGCGTCATTGCCTTTTACATCGCCTCCTACTACAACACCATCATGGCCTGGGCGCTCTACTACCTCATCTCCTCCTTCGCGGCCCAGCTGCCCTGGACCAGCTGTAAGAACCCCTGGAACACTGGCAACTGTACCAACTACTTCTCCGAGGACAACATCACCTGGACACTCCACTCAACATCCCCTGCAGAAGAATTTTATACGTAAGTGCATGTAAGTGAGGGGGTGGCCTGTTAGGGGCAGGCCACACCCCTGGGCTTTGGCTTCttaggagggaggtgggagccagGGGCTCTTCACCTCTTGGCTGATGGATTTCTGAGAGATGAAGCTATCGGGGAGGGGGAGTAAATGTGACTGAGGGAGTTGGGAGACTACCTTGAATGGTCCACAGTCGGGTCTCTGTGCCGTCCCCCACTTTTCTGTTGTGCCCAGGCCGGTCCCTACCTTCACATTCCAAAACTATTCCCCTGCATCAAAACTGCCCTTCTTTCTGGGCCCTCCTTGCAGCCAGCTGTCATGGAAGCAAAGCCTCCCACTACTTCAATAGTTTGAAACTACACAGAGTTTCTGGTTTCATGTATTCACTTAATACGTGGGATCTACCCTTTGGAAGAAGATGCCTGGAGTAGGTAGTTTTCTTTAATGCTGGAATTTCAGGCAATAGCAGCCCAAAGGGAGCTGttttggggtggggaagggacccACTGCCCACACATACAAATCCACATGCACCCAGAAGCCAGTCATGTTAGTCATTCATTGGGTCCCAGCTTAGGAAGGAGACCTGGAAGTCTGCTTTTGGGCCGAGCGCTCTTCCCAGGGTTGGTCAGCTTGACTGCCCTGTTCTCTCCTTCAGGATGGGCAGAGCCCCTCCCAGCTCTTCCCGAGGCTTGCTGACCACTTGATCCTTGCAGTGCTGTGTCCGTTTTTTCTCTTGGCGTCCTCCCAGAGGTATCACACGCAGTATGCTCAGGTAACTGTTCAGACCACATCACTGGTCCTTCTTTCTCATTCACTCAGGCGCCACGTCCTGCAGATCCACCGGTCAAAGGGGCTCCAGGACCTGGGGGGCATCAGCTGGCAGCTTGCCCTCTGCATCATGCTGATCTTCACTATTATCTACTTTAGCATCTGGAAAGGTGTCAAAACATCTGGCAAGGTGAGGAGGACTCTGGCTGCTGAGCCAGGCCTACCAAGGGGCCCTGGAGGATCTAACTCAGAATTCAGTGGCCTGGATAGCCAGAGACAGGGGGACTGTTTTCCTTTACACCAAACACATTCCATGATTTTCAGTCTCTCGTCACCAAATCGGttagaaaattctagaaatggGTCAATCCCAAGAAccattatatgattttttaaaaattcctttaacaCGCTGGTAGTGTCCTAACTAATAATAGTGGCAATAATTTACTGAAAACCCATCATGGACCATGTACAGTGTTTTGTATACACTGGCTACTTCTGCCTCCTGCTAGGTATttcccccatcttacagatggggaaTGGGTTTAGAGGTAGTTAGTACCAGCAAGCAGGGAATCAGATCCCTGTATGATTTTAAAGGCTGTGATCTTTCTGCCACCCTGCCTCCtaaaattacagaagaaaaagaggcagaTCTTCTTTCTTGGAGGTTTTCAAGAATAAGACACCAGCATTCATGTGGTGATAACCTATGTTTCCTTCCTTACAGGTGGTTTGGGTAACAGCCACCTTCCCTTACATCATCCTTTCGATCCTGCTGGTGAGGGGGGCCACCCTCCCCGGAGCCTGGAGGGGAGTTCTCTTCTATTTGAAACCCAACTGGCAGAAACTCCTGGAGACAGGGGTAAGATAATGAGGAAAGCAGTGTGCACCTATCTTTTTACCAACTGAAGCTAGTCCTCCGAATAGGACAGTAGGAACAACTGAAATTTGGGTTCAGTGGCAAGTCTGCAGTGATGCTTTAAACCAGAAATACAAGCATGAAAAGTACAGTTGAGGCCACTGCGTTGGTTTATGTCTAAGTGATAGGAAGAGAACTCACATTTGTTTGCACTTGGTATGTGGCCAGCCCTGGAAGGAGCCCTGAGAAGCCTGTTTTTTGCCTCTGCATGTAGCCACATGGAGGCGTGAGGGCGCCGGCCCCGCTGGTGCTCAGCGATGGCCTGGGTCTCGGCCCTGGCCCTTACCTCTGCTATGTTGCAGGTGTGGGTGGATGCGGCCGCCCAGATCTTCTTCTCTCTCGGTCCTGGCTTTGGGGTCCTGCTGGCTTTTGCGAGCTACAACAAATTCAACAACAACTGTTACCAGTGAGTATCTGGGGCCCCCCAAGCAAAGCTTGAAAGTGGAGTGAGTGTAAGTCAGCTGGTCTGGAGGAAAGCAATCAAACCGATGGCCTCAAACCTGGCCAGGCTTAGGCCACGTTGACACTCTGACCCTCAGGGGTGCCACAGGTGCCTGGCCACTCACCCAGACCATAGCCTCACCCAGGCCACTCAGGGGTTGAGAGAGGCTCCAGGCCACTTCTGTTTTGTGAGATTCTCTATATGtcaggaaaaatgaagaaattccaAAGCAGGTTTACGAAAATCACAACATACATTCAATGTTTAGATTTGACCTGTTAATGTATTTAACAACAAAATTAtgataatttatttatgtatatatacacaaaaagaaTAATTATTGAGCTATTTTGACCAACATAGAATGCCATAATTTTTATGTCAAAATCTCATTTCGGAAATGTGACAAAACAGGGAGCATGACGCCAATTATGATTTAAATATCACTCCATCTTTAGAGTTAACTTTGTTTTAATATTCTATCACAGATGGCAATGTCCAGCAGTCTGATCGTGCTATTCGTTAAGATAATTATAGaattaattagtttttaaaaaagaaatttacaggcaCCCTAAGCAATGTGGCCTTGCATTGGGACACCAGCCTAAAGTCATAGGATGAAGTCCTCTTTTAAAAGTGTCAGGATATCTTTGTGTCACTCTTATAACCTCATTTACACATAATGTCAAAAGTCTAAATCTGAGGTCTTCACAAATGTAAGGCCAAGGCCTCCTCCGGGCCCCCGCTGCAACTCAGGCCCTGCTTCAGAGCAAGCCTTGTTTGAAATCCAGGTCTGTGCTGTGCTGGTTTACAACAGAATCATCTcttaaaatcaccttaaaaccACCCCTGACTGCTGTTCTCCCCATGCCAGGCGTGGTGGTAACAGCAGCTTGTGCTTCAAGGTAATGCAACCCGTCTGAGAGGCTGGGCCCCGGCAGGAGGGGAGGAGACACCCGGACAGGCTTGAAGTCCCTGTGAGCTCAGCCCACTCACCCCTGTCACAGCTGGAGACAGAGGCTCCTTAGATTCCTGACTTGGAAATGTCTCAGGCCCCTTGGGTTTTCTGCTCCAGAGACGCCTTGGTGACCAGTGTGGTGAATTGCATGACGAGCTTCGTTTCAGGATTTGTCATCTTCACAGTGCTGGGGTATATGGCTGAGATGAGGAACGAAGATGTGTCTGAGGTGGCCAAAGATGCAGGTAGGACCTCGGGTTTTGTTTGGGTTCCTGGCtccactgaattgctttgctgCTCTTTGGATCTTTACAAGTATCTAACTTTTGCATTATTATAAATGTTCCTCTTAAAATT
Above is a genomic segment from Mesoplodon densirostris isolate mMesDen1 chromosome 18, mMesDen1 primary haplotype, whole genome shotgun sequence containing:
- the SLC6A4 gene encoding sodium-dependent serotonin transporter gives rise to the protein METTPLNSQKELSAYKDGEDCQGNSVLQKGVPAPGDKAESGQISNGYSAVPSPSAGEDTQHSIPAATTALVAEVHPGERETWGKKMDFLLSVIGYAVDLGNVWRFPYICYQNGGGAFLLPYTIMAVFGGIPLFYMELALGQYHRNGCISIWRKICPIFKGIGYATCVIAFYIASYYNTIMAWALYYLISSFAAQLPWTSCKNPWNTGNCTNYFSEDNITWTLHSTSPAEEFYTRHVLQIHRSKGLQDLGGISWQLALCIMLIFTIIYFSIWKGVKTSGKVVWVTATFPYIILSILLVRGATLPGAWRGVLFYLKPNWQKLLETGVWVDAAAQIFFSLGPGFGVLLAFASYNKFNNNCYQDALVTSVVNCMTSFVSGFVIFTVLGYMAEMRNEDVSEVAKDAGPSLLFITYAEAIANMPASTFFAIIFFLMLITLGLDSTFAGLEGVITAVLDEFPHIWSKRREWFVLSVVITCFLGSLITLTFGGAYVVKLLEEFATGPAVLTVALIEAIAVYWFYGINQFCSDVKEMLGFSPGWFWRICWVAISPLFLLFIICSFLMSPPQLRLFQYNYPQWSIILGYCIGTSSFICIPIYITYRLIITPGTLKERLIKGITPETPTEIPCGDIHLNAV